The following coding sequences lie in one Vibrio toranzoniae genomic window:
- a CDS encoding MarR family winged helix-turn-helix transcriptional regulator, producing the protein MDAIDRVVEQWAKEKPELETEPMAMMGRIMRIAKYMETQVAELHKKYDMKLGEFDVLATLRRSGKPYRLTPSELIGSMMLTSGAMTNRLDKLEAKGLISREHSKEDRRSVSVKLTKDGLVLIDEMMTEHVEIQKKLVKSLSASQKKNTNQLLKTWLSAYE; encoded by the coding sequence ATGGATGCTATCGACCGCGTAGTAGAGCAATGGGCAAAGGAAAAGCCTGAACTAGAAACTGAGCCAATGGCAATGATGGGCCGGATTATGCGTATTGCCAAGTATATGGAGACTCAAGTTGCCGAGCTTCATAAAAAATACGACATGAAACTTGGCGAGTTTGATGTGTTAGCCACCTTGCGACGTTCTGGAAAGCCTTATCGATTGACTCCCTCGGAGCTGATTGGTTCTATGATGCTAACATCGGGCGCGATGACCAACCGTCTTGATAAGCTAGAAGCCAAAGGGCTAATAAGCCGTGAGCACAGCAAAGAAGATAGGCGCAGTGTGAGTGTTAAACTGACCAAAGATGGCCTTGTGTTGATCGACGAGATGATGACTGAGCATGTCGAGATACAGAAGAAACTGGTTAAGTCTCTGTCTGCTAGTCAGAAGAAGAATACCAACCAACTACTAAAAACGTGGTTGAGTGCTTACGAGTAG
- a CDS encoding glycerate kinase type-2 family protein, producing the protein MDIDAKQFLQTLFSSAVNQALPKNHIEPFLPQDIFYRSADQAGRIVVIGAGKAAASMAAELEAVWQAKKQQDLALRDLEGLVVTRYEHTAPCEHIEVIEAAHPVPDAMGLEVSQRTLELVSNLNEDDTVICLLSGGGSALLSLPGGDISLAEKQQINKALLKSGAAIDEMNCVRKHLSLIKGGRLAKAAYPARVVSLAISDVPGDDISVIASGPTVPDTTTRFDAMAILERYQIETPHSAFEWLNNPESETVKPDDACWNNAEHHIIATPMSALEAAAAEAEGLGIPAYVLSDCIEGEAREVAKVHAALAKQVANNKHPFETPCVLLSGGETTVTVKGNGRGGRNCEFLLSLYNELKGQDNIFALAADTDGIDGVEDNAGAWITPQTWQEGTCLSLKADDYLDANNSYDFFKQVGVLLTTGPTLTNVNDFRAILIL; encoded by the coding sequence ATGGACATTGATGCTAAGCAGTTTCTGCAAACCCTTTTCTCAAGTGCTGTTAATCAGGCGCTACCTAAAAATCACATCGAACCTTTTCTACCTCAAGACATATTTTATCGCTCGGCTGATCAAGCTGGGCGAATTGTCGTTATCGGGGCGGGGAAAGCAGCTGCGTCGATGGCAGCTGAGCTTGAAGCGGTTTGGCAGGCAAAGAAACAACAAGACCTAGCACTGCGTGACCTTGAAGGCTTGGTGGTGACTCGTTATGAGCACACCGCCCCTTGCGAACATATTGAAGTGATTGAAGCAGCGCACCCCGTGCCCGATGCGATGGGCTTAGAAGTGAGTCAACGTACGCTGGAATTAGTGAGTAACCTCAACGAAGACGACACCGTGATATGTCTATTATCTGGAGGCGGTTCTGCACTGCTCAGTTTGCCCGGTGGCGACATCAGCTTGGCAGAGAAGCAACAAATCAATAAAGCGCTGCTTAAATCTGGCGCAGCCATTGATGAGATGAACTGCGTTCGTAAGCACTTATCGTTAATCAAAGGTGGGCGACTAGCAAAAGCGGCGTATCCAGCAAGAGTCGTGTCATTGGCGATCTCGGATGTGCCGGGCGATGACATCAGTGTGATTGCATCGGGTCCAACTGTACCCGACACCACCACGCGTTTTGATGCGATGGCAATTTTAGAACGCTACCAAATAGAAACACCACACTCGGCGTTTGAATGGTTGAATAATCCAGAATCAGAAACCGTTAAGCCAGATGACGCCTGTTGGAACAACGCCGAGCATCATATTATCGCGACCCCAATGTCGGCGTTAGAAGCCGCTGCTGCAGAGGCCGAAGGTTTGGGCATTCCTGCTTATGTATTGAGTGATTGTATTGAGGGTGAAGCGCGAGAAGTCGCGAAGGTACACGCTGCATTGGCCAAACAAGTGGCTAATAACAAGCACCCATTCGAGACCCCTTGTGTGCTGCTTTCAGGTGGTGAAACTACGGTAACCGTTAAAGGCAATGGACGCGGTGGGCGCAACTGTGAGTTCCTTTTAAGTTTGTATAACGAACTTAAAGGGCAAGACAACATATTCGCTTTGGCTGCTGATACCGATGGTATTGACGGTGTGGAAGACAATGCTGGGGCATGGATAACCCCACAAACATGGCAAGAAGGCACGTGCTTGTCACTTAAAGCTGATGACTATTTAGATGCCAACAACAGCTACGATTTTTTCAAACAAGTTGGTGTGCTACTGACCACAGGCCCGACGCTCACGAATGTTAATGACTTCAGAGCGATATTGATTCTTTAA
- the gcl gene encoding glyoxylate carboligase has protein sequence MAIMKAIEAAVEVLKREGVDIAFGVPGAAINPMYAAMKKLGGIDHVLARHVEGASHMAEGYTRTNQDNIGVCIGTSGPAGTDMITGLYSASADSIPILCITGQAPRARLHKEDFQAVDIESIAKPVTKWATTVLEPAQVPRAFQKAFHLMRSGRPGPVLIDLPLDVQLAEIEFDIDTYEPLEPYKLQATRAQVEKALTMMSQSEKPLIVSGGGVINAGASELLQQFAEITGVPVIPTLMGWGSIPDDHELMAGMVGLQTSHRYGNETMLNSDFVFGVGNRWANRHTGSVDVYTEGRKFVHVDIEPTQIGRVFCPDLGIVSDAKSALELMVEVAQEWRDAGKLPNRNAWASECQERKSTMLRKTNFDEAPMKPMRVYEEMNKAFGRDTCYVSTIGLSQIAAAQFLHVYKPRNWINCGQAGPLGWTTPAALGVRAADPSRDIVAISGDYDFQFMIEELAVGAQFNLPYIHVLVNNSYLGLIRQAQRQFDIDYCVQLAFDNQNAPELEGYGVDHVAVVEGLGCKAIRVREPDQIAAAFEQAKELMNKHKVPVVVELILERVTNISMGVEINAINEFEPLAESRGDAPTALAYK, from the coding sequence ATGGCAATTATGAAAGCGATTGAAGCAGCGGTTGAAGTGCTTAAACGTGAAGGAGTAGACATCGCATTTGGTGTTCCCGGTGCAGCGATAAACCCAATGTACGCAGCGATGAAAAAGCTCGGAGGAATCGACCACGTCTTAGCTCGACATGTAGAGGGCGCTTCACATATGGCCGAGGGCTACACACGTACCAATCAAGATAATATTGGTGTGTGTATTGGTACTTCAGGCCCGGCAGGAACAGACATGATCACCGGTCTTTATTCAGCATCGGCTGACTCGATCCCTATCCTATGTATCACTGGTCAGGCTCCGCGTGCTCGCCTTCATAAAGAAGACTTTCAAGCGGTCGACATTGAATCTATCGCCAAGCCAGTCACTAAGTGGGCAACCACGGTACTGGAACCGGCTCAAGTGCCACGCGCATTTCAAAAAGCCTTTCATTTGATGCGATCCGGACGTCCCGGCCCAGTGCTGATCGATCTGCCTTTAGATGTGCAGTTGGCTGAGATTGAGTTCGATATTGATACCTATGAGCCACTTGAACCTTACAAGCTACAAGCAACCCGCGCGCAAGTTGAGAAAGCATTAACCATGATGTCTCAATCGGAAAAACCGCTGATTGTATCGGGAGGTGGTGTGATTAACGCTGGTGCATCTGAGTTGTTGCAGCAGTTTGCTGAAATCACAGGCGTACCAGTGATTCCAACCTTGATGGGATGGGGCTCTATTCCTGATGATCATGAGCTAATGGCGGGCATGGTGGGGTTACAAACCTCTCACCGTTACGGTAATGAAACCATGCTGAACTCTGACTTTGTGTTTGGCGTGGGTAACCGCTGGGCTAACCGTCATACCGGCTCTGTCGATGTTTATACCGAAGGTCGTAAGTTTGTTCATGTCGATATTGAACCGACCCAAATTGGTCGCGTGTTTTGCCCTGATTTAGGTATTGTTTCAGATGCAAAATCAGCGCTTGAGCTAATGGTTGAAGTGGCGCAAGAGTGGCGTGATGCTGGCAAACTGCCGAACCGAAATGCTTGGGCAAGTGAGTGTCAGGAACGCAAATCGACCATGCTGCGTAAAACCAATTTCGATGAAGCGCCAATGAAACCGATGCGCGTTTATGAAGAGATGAACAAGGCATTTGGTCGTGATACTTGCTACGTGAGTACCATAGGCTTGTCGCAAATTGCTGCCGCTCAGTTCCTACATGTTTATAAGCCTCGTAACTGGATCAACTGTGGTCAAGCTGGCCCACTAGGTTGGACGACACCAGCCGCATTAGGTGTACGAGCAGCCGATCCAAGTCGCGATATTGTCGCTATCTCTGGTGACTACGATTTCCAGTTCATGATTGAAGAGCTGGCAGTAGGTGCGCAGTTTAACCTGCCATATATCCATGTGCTGGTGAACAACTCTTACTTAGGCTTGATTCGCCAAGCGCAGCGCCAATTTGATATCGATTATTGTGTACAACTGGCGTTTGATAACCAGAATGCGCCAGAGCTTGAAGGCTACGGTGTCGACCATGTAGCAGTAGTTGAAGGCCTAGGTTGTAAGGCGATTCGAGTTCGTGAACCAGACCAAATTGCAGCAGCGTTTGAGCAAGCCAAAGAGCTGATGAACAAACACAAGGTGCCAGTGGTCGTTGAGCTGATTTTGGAGCGCGTGACCAATATCTCTATGGGCGTAGAGATCAACGCCATCAATGAATTTGAACCGCTTGCCGAAAGCCGCGGCGATGCGCCAACCGCGCTAGCGTACAAATAA
- a CDS encoding GlcG/HbpS family heme-binding protein has translation MGSLTLQQALTIIDGTLKAGNKIHTEPLTVAVLDSGGKLISLQRQDGSSMMRPDIAIAKAWGALALGCSSRKLAQDADNRPAFISAVNVLAHGNMVPVPGGLLIRDKDKTVLGAIGVSGDISDIDESCAINGIGCAKLFSDEMLQA, from the coding sequence ATGGGAAGTTTGACTCTACAACAAGCGTTAACCATCATCGATGGCACCTTAAAAGCAGGTAACAAGATCCACACAGAACCTTTGACGGTCGCCGTCTTAGACAGCGGTGGCAAACTGATTTCTCTGCAACGTCAAGATGGCTCTAGCATGATGCGACCTGACATCGCCATTGCTAAAGCCTGGGGCGCACTCGCACTGGGTTGCTCCTCTAGAAAACTCGCCCAAGATGCTGACAACAGGCCAGCATTTATCTCCGCCGTAAACGTGCTGGCACACGGAAACATGGTGCCAGTTCCAGGGGGGCTACTGATCCGAGACAAGGACAAAACGGTACTCGGAGCCATTGGCGTCAGCGGTGATATCTCTGACATCGATGAAAGCTGCGCCATCAACGGCATTGGCTGCGCAAAGTTGTTCAGTGACGAAATGCTCCAAGCTTAA
- a CDS encoding DMT family transporter: MNILLAMIPAFFWGTTYAVTQFTLQEWPPLLLGALRALPAGLLLLAVKPTLPKKGEWQIIFTLGLINIATFFGLIFVMALTLPSAISGVGMISVPVFAMIFHWVVKKQRPHLIQALSGIGLITLAWILFNPSQIALNPIGLGAMFAAIMCIVIGSSITKSLGNRMHWWKVLTWQLILGGTILSVASGVHAFIDPQSYVNAVTHFDTRNAMGLLWVIGLNTALGYGMYVWLLQRMSVVDFTFGGIANPVAGIVTGMVLMGESFTAVQYSLMTGMIVMSLLPQLILAIRQPKAVKPVTQ, from the coding sequence ATGAATATATTATTAGCAATGATCCCCGCGTTTTTTTGGGGAACAACCTATGCAGTAACACAATTTACGCTGCAAGAATGGCCACCATTGTTATTGGGGGCTTTACGCGCATTGCCTGCGGGGTTGTTATTGTTAGCCGTAAAACCAACACTGCCTAAAAAAGGCGAGTGGCAGATCATTTTCACTTTAGGCCTGATCAACATCGCGACCTTCTTTGGTTTGATCTTCGTGATGGCACTAACACTGCCTTCGGCGATTTCAGGCGTGGGTATGATCTCTGTGCCTGTATTTGCAATGATCTTCCATTGGGTAGTGAAGAAGCAGCGTCCGCACTTGATTCAAGCCCTTTCTGGTATTGGCTTGATCACCTTAGCGTGGATTCTATTCAACCCAAGTCAAATCGCTTTGAACCCAATCGGTTTAGGTGCGATGTTCGCGGCAATCATGTGTATCGTCATCGGCAGCAGCATTACCAAATCATTAGGCAACCGTATGCACTGGTGGAAAGTCTTAACTTGGCAGCTCATTCTAGGCGGTACGATTTTGTCTGTCGCATCTGGCGTCCATGCGTTCATCGACCCGCAGTCTTATGTTAACGCTGTCACTCATTTCGATACGCGTAATGCAATGGGTCTACTGTGGGTAATTGGACTGAACACAGCACTTGGTTACGGCATGTATGTATGGTTGCTACAACGTATGTCTGTGGTTGATTTCACCTTCGGTGGTATCGCCAACCCAGTGGCTGGTATCGTGACAGGAATGGTGTTGATGGGCGAATCGTTCACTGCGGTTCAATACTCATTGATGACAGGTATGATCGTGATGTCACTGCTGCCTCAGTTGATTCTTGCAATCCGACAACCCAAAGCGGTCAAGCCCGTTACACAGTAA
- the aceB gene encoding malate synthase A, with product MMNDVKEREETLCMQVLGNMDNPEYKEILSKDALKFLEAIVNKFGDRRHTLLNDRDIKQAQYDEGELPDFRKDTVSIRQNKEWKVATPPPELLDRRVEITGPIERKMVINALNSGAKVFMCCFEDASSPTWANMVEGQINLRDANLGTISYFDEKKQKNYQLNSDPALLIARPRGIHLPEQSIQFNNQPIAGCLMDFALYFFHNYQSRAQQGLGVYYYIPKLESMEEAQWWDDIFSFTENYFNVAKGTIRATVLIETLPAVFQMEEILYAMRDHIVAMNCGRWDYIFSYIKTLKNHKDRILPDRHGIGMDQEFLNAYSQLLVRTCHARGALAMGGMSAFIPAKDPQEMARVTAKVIEDKQRESHNGHDGTWVAHPALVDLAMSIFDKHLGGKVNQMDFQSPEHTINADTLLKPCEGSRDEAGVRKNIRIALYYIEAWIQGYGCVPIYGLMEDAATAEISRANIWQWIHHGVTLDDGQIFTKQLFHSWLYQELDTIKHEVGDSRYAAGRFEETADLFYQLSTAEEFAAFLTLPSYGLLQESS from the coding sequence ATGATGAATGACGTAAAAGAAAGAGAAGAAACGCTGTGTATGCAGGTACTTGGGAATATGGACAACCCTGAGTACAAAGAGATCTTGTCTAAAGATGCATTGAAGTTCTTAGAAGCTATCGTTAACAAGTTTGGAGATCGCCGTCATACCCTGCTAAATGACCGCGACATAAAACAAGCTCAATATGACGAGGGTGAGCTACCCGACTTCAGAAAGGACACTGTCTCTATTCGTCAGAATAAAGAGTGGAAAGTGGCGACACCGCCGCCAGAATTGCTGGATCGCCGAGTAGAGATCACCGGACCTATCGAAAGAAAGATGGTGATCAACGCGCTAAACTCAGGCGCGAAGGTCTTCATGTGTTGCTTTGAGGATGCCTCTTCCCCGACTTGGGCCAATATGGTCGAAGGGCAAATCAATCTAAGAGATGCCAATCTTGGCACCATTAGTTATTTCGATGAGAAGAAGCAAAAGAACTACCAGCTAAACAGCGACCCTGCGTTGTTAATCGCTCGCCCTCGCGGGATTCATTTGCCTGAACAGTCCATTCAATTCAACAATCAACCTATTGCTGGTTGTTTGATGGACTTTGCGCTGTACTTTTTCCACAACTATCAATCACGTGCGCAGCAAGGCTTAGGCGTTTACTACTACATTCCCAAGCTAGAGAGCATGGAAGAAGCACAATGGTGGGACGACATTTTCAGTTTCACCGAGAACTATTTCAACGTAGCAAAAGGCACCATCCGTGCGACCGTATTGATTGAGACTCTACCAGCCGTCTTCCAAATGGAAGAGATCTTGTACGCCATGCGTGATCATATCGTTGCGATGAACTGCGGCCGTTGGGACTACATCTTCAGTTACATCAAAACGCTGAAAAATCATAAAGATCGTATCCTGCCTGACCGTCACGGGATCGGCATGGATCAAGAGTTCCTGAACGCTTACAGCCAACTACTGGTTCGTACTTGTCACGCTCGTGGGGCATTGGCGATGGGTGGTATGTCGGCCTTTATTCCAGCAAAAGACCCGCAAGAAATGGCGCGTGTCACCGCCAAGGTTATCGAAGATAAGCAAAGAGAATCGCATAACGGTCACGATGGCACATGGGTCGCGCACCCTGCCCTAGTTGACTTAGCAATGTCGATCTTTGACAAACACCTTGGTGGCAAAGTAAATCAAATGGATTTCCAAAGCCCTGAACACACCATCAATGCCGACACCTTACTTAAACCATGTGAAGGCAGCCGCGACGAAGCCGGTGTGCGTAAGAATATCCGTATTGCGCTGTATTACATTGAGGCTTGGATTCAAGGCTACGGCTGTGTACCTATCTACGGACTGATGGAAGATGCCGCCACCGCGGAGATCTCAAGAGCCAACATTTGGCAATGGATCCATCATGGCGTCACGCTAGATGACGGCCAAATCTTTACCAAACAACTGTTCCACTCTTGGCTTTACCAAGAGTTAGACACAATAAAACATGAAGTCGGTGACTCGCGCTACGCAGCAGGTCGATTTGAAGAGACAGCCGATCTTTTCTATCAACTTTCTACAGCCGAAGAGTTCGCTGCCTTCCTAACTTTACCCAGCTATGGGCTATTACAAGAGTCCAGTTAG
- a CDS encoding 2-hydroxy-3-oxopropionate reductase, translating to MSKIAFIGTGIMGKPMASNLQKAGHDLILSDHFNAAPADLVAAGATVCHSPAEAAEQADVIILMVPNTPQVEDVLFGDKGVEQGLTAGGSTGKLVIDMSSISPIATKAIAARINEGGASYLDAPVSGGEVGAINAALTIMVGGEQDAFDKARPLFEVMGKNITLVGDNGAGQTCKVANQIIVALNIEAVSEALVFASKAGADPARVRQALLGGFANSKILEVHGERMVEGTFDPGFRISLHQKDLNLALTGAQELGVALPNTANAQELFGECAEMGGEGWDHSALIQAIEKRSDHSIR from the coding sequence ATGTCTAAAATTGCATTTATCGGAACTGGCATCATGGGTAAACCTATGGCGAGTAACCTTCAAAAAGCGGGTCATGATTTGATTCTGTCGGATCATTTCAACGCTGCTCCAGCTGATTTGGTTGCAGCTGGCGCTACGGTTTGTCATTCCCCAGCTGAAGCCGCAGAGCAAGCGGATGTCATTATTCTTATGGTGCCAAACACACCTCAAGTGGAAGACGTCCTGTTTGGTGATAAAGGTGTCGAGCAAGGCCTAACTGCGGGCGGATCAACGGGCAAGCTGGTTATCGATATGAGTTCAATCTCGCCAATCGCGACCAAAGCCATTGCAGCACGTATCAATGAAGGCGGTGCTTCATACCTTGATGCTCCGGTTTCGGGTGGTGAAGTGGGTGCGATTAACGCCGCCTTGACTATCATGGTTGGCGGTGAACAAGATGCTTTTGATAAAGCACGCCCACTGTTTGAAGTCATGGGTAAGAACATCACGCTGGTGGGTGATAACGGTGCGGGTCAAACTTGTAAGGTGGCTAATCAGATCATTGTGGCACTGAATATTGAAGCGGTCTCTGAAGCGCTCGTGTTTGCTTCGAAAGCAGGCGCTGATCCAGCACGTGTACGTCAGGCGCTCTTAGGTGGCTTTGCTAACTCTAAGATATTGGAAGTGCATGGCGAGCGCATGGTTGAAGGCACTTTTGATCCAGGTTTTAGAATCTCACTTCACCAAAAAGACCTTAACTTAGCGTTAACGGGCGCACAAGAATTAGGTGTCGCACTACCGAATACGGCCAACGCTCAAGAGTTGTTTGGCGAGTGCGCCGAAATGGGCGGTGAAGGGTGGGACCATTCTGCGCTTATCCAAGCGATTGAGAAACGTTCTGACCACTCGATTCGCTAA
- the hyi gene encoding hydroxypyruvate isomerase, with protein sequence MAKFAANLSMLFTEVDFMDRFEAAAETGFQGVEYLFPYAFDADEIKQKLEANNLEQVLFNLPAGDWDAGDRGIAVDPARVEEFQAGVPKAIAYAKKLGCKQVNCLAGIVPQGVTPQDAQATFVINLHYAANALAAEGISLVIEAINTRDIPGFFLNTTEQAKAIIKEVASDNLSIQYDIYHMQIMEGDLTPTMQQNIGQIAHVQLADNPGRHEPGTGEINYPFVLNYLDELGYQGWVGCEYKPKTTTTEGLGWLNQYR encoded by the coding sequence ATGGCAAAATTTGCAGCAAACTTGTCAATGTTATTCACGGAAGTTGATTTTATGGACCGTTTTGAAGCCGCCGCAGAGACGGGTTTTCAAGGTGTGGAGTACCTTTTCCCTTACGCCTTTGATGCGGATGAGATTAAACAAAAGCTTGAGGCTAATAATCTGGAGCAAGTGCTATTTAACTTGCCGGCAGGGGATTGGGACGCTGGCGACCGTGGTATCGCGGTTGACCCAGCACGCGTTGAAGAGTTTCAGGCGGGCGTACCTAAAGCGATAGCTTATGCCAAGAAACTGGGCTGTAAACAGGTGAACTGTTTGGCTGGCATTGTGCCACAAGGTGTCACTCCGCAAGACGCTCAGGCGACCTTTGTGATTAACCTTCACTATGCCGCAAACGCTCTGGCTGCCGAAGGCATTAGCCTAGTGATTGAAGCGATTAACACGCGTGATATTCCGGGCTTTTTCTTAAACACCACCGAGCAAGCGAAAGCCATTATTAAAGAGGTGGCGAGCGATAATCTTTCTATCCAATACGATATTTATCACATGCAGATTATGGAAGGCGATCTTACACCGACCATGCAGCAGAATATTGGTCAAATCGCTCACGTACAGCTGGCAGATAACCCTGGTCGACACGAGCCGGGTACTGGAGAAATCAATTATCCATTCGTACTTAACTACCTTGATGAGCTTGGCTATCAAGGCTGGGTTGGCTGCGAATATAAACCGAAAACGACAACGACCGAAGGCCTTGGTTGGCTAAACCAGTACCGTTAA
- a CDS encoding 8-oxoguanine deaminase: protein METIWIKNPLAIYTGSLANAEGGIVIKGNTIIELVGKHKEPTLPVDYSVDASRHVVTPGLINAHHHFYQTLTRAYPGALNKELFHWLQSLYPVWANLDSEMMSLATELALVELMMSGCTTASDHHYLLPNGLEHAIDLQVEAAEKLGVRAIFTRGSMSLGEDEGGLPPRHTIQTEQTIIDDSQRLIRDYHQRDEGAMIQIALAPCSPFSVTTDLMKETAKISERENVMMHTHLCETLDEEDFCIEKFGLRPVDYLEDVGWLNERTWLAHGIHFNIEEIRRLGKAGIGISHCPTSNMMLASGICKNNDLEAAGVKVGLGVDGSASNDGSNMIAEVRMAMYLQRLQYGSANVSHFDALRWATSGSARAMGRTDIGTLEVGKQADIAMFKLDDIRFSGSHDPLAALLLCGAQQADKVMVAGKWRVNDGAVIGVDMEQLMHRHHAAAMKLGKLAMNN, encoded by the coding sequence ATGGAAACCATCTGGATTAAGAATCCTCTCGCAATCTACACTGGCTCACTCGCTAATGCAGAAGGCGGCATTGTCATTAAAGGTAATACAATCATTGAGCTGGTTGGCAAACACAAAGAGCCAACCTTACCCGTAGATTACAGCGTCGACGCCTCTCGTCATGTTGTGACTCCTGGGCTTATCAATGCGCACCACCACTTCTATCAAACCCTAACGCGAGCCTACCCCGGCGCGCTCAATAAAGAGCTCTTCCATTGGTTGCAAAGCCTCTACCCTGTTTGGGCTAATCTCGATTCTGAGATGATGAGCCTAGCTACAGAGCTTGCTCTGGTTGAGCTGATGATGTCGGGCTGTACTACCGCATCCGATCATCATTACTTGTTACCTAATGGGCTTGAGCACGCCATCGACTTACAAGTCGAGGCCGCAGAGAAACTAGGCGTTAGAGCCATATTCACACGTGGTTCAATGAGCCTAGGGGAAGATGAAGGTGGGCTACCGCCACGACACACCATTCAAACCGAACAAACCATTATTGATGACAGCCAGCGCTTGATTCGTGATTACCACCAGCGTGATGAAGGGGCGATGATTCAAATAGCACTCGCGCCTTGTTCGCCATTCTCGGTCACCACCGATCTAATGAAAGAGACCGCCAAGATCAGTGAGCGTGAGAACGTGATGATGCACACGCACCTTTGCGAAACGCTGGATGAAGAGGACTTCTGTATTGAGAAGTTTGGTCTGCGCCCTGTCGATTACCTAGAAGATGTAGGGTGGCTTAACGAGCGCACTTGGCTTGCTCATGGTATTCACTTCAACATAGAAGAAATTAGACGCTTGGGTAAAGCAGGGATTGGTATTAGCCACTGCCCAACTTCCAACATGATGCTGGCTTCCGGTATTTGTAAGAACAACGATCTTGAAGCCGCTGGCGTAAAAGTCGGGCTTGGTGTGGATGGTTCCGCTTCAAACGACGGTTCGAACATGATTGCCGAAGTGCGCATGGCGATGTATCTACAACGTCTGCAATATGGATCTGCTAATGTTTCACACTTTGACGCCCTACGCTGGGCGACATCAGGCTCGGCACGCGCAATGGGCAGAACGGATATCGGTACGCTAGAGGTAGGGAAACAAGCCGACATCGCGATGTTCAAGCTCGATGACATTCGTTTCTCTGGTAGCCACGATCCACTGGCAGCTTTACTACTTTGTGGCGCTCAACAAGCAGACAAAGTGATGGTAGCCGGAAAATGGCGTGTTAACGATGGTGCAGTGATCGGCGTAGACATGGAACAACTGATGCACCGCCACCACGCTGCCGCCATGAAGTTAGGTAAACTGGCGATGAATAACTAG
- a CDS encoding TetR/AcrR family transcriptional regulator produces the protein MSRIRQKNQDLIIEVACEQFATHGYAATKMADIAKAADIPKPNVFYYFSSKDKLYSAVLETVIQPLLEASRPIEELSDPVEALSQYIQTKLIISRDHPHASKVFANEVMSGAKVLPKEIGDELYNQSQMILDKFSTWSAQGLMDDVPAHHLMFTIWAATQTYADFGWQICSVMQKDKLDDKDYADAAEFITQLVIKGCGVKS, from the coding sequence ATGTCTAGGATCAGACAAAAGAATCAAGATTTAATCATCGAGGTCGCGTGTGAACAATTCGCCACCCACGGTTACGCTGCAACAAAAATGGCGGATATCGCAAAAGCGGCTGACATTCCCAAACCTAACGTATTCTATTATTTCAGCTCGAAAGACAAGCTTTACAGTGCAGTGCTCGAAACCGTCATTCAGCCTTTACTGGAAGCATCTCGCCCGATTGAAGAGCTGAGTGATCCCGTTGAAGCCTTGTCTCAATATATTCAAACCAAATTGATCATCTCTCGCGACCATCCACACGCTTCTAAGGTCTTTGCTAATGAAGTGATGTCTGGCGCGAAAGTGCTGCCAAAAGAGATCGGCGATGAGCTGTATAACCAATCTCAGATGATCCTCGATAAGTTCTCCACTTGGTCAGCACAAGGCTTAATGGATGACGTACCAGCACACCACCTGATGTTCACTATATGGGCGGCCACCCAAACCTACGCTGATTTTGGCTGGCAGATTTGCAGCGTGATGCAGAAAGATAAGCTCGATGATAAAGACTACGCAGATGCCGCTGAGTTCATCACCCAGCTAGTGATTAAAGGGTGCGGTGTGAAAAGCTAA